The following are encoded in a window of Castanea sativa cultivar Marrone di Chiusa Pesio chromosome 9, ASM4071231v1 genomic DNA:
- the LOC142609206 gene encoding uncharacterized protein LOC142609206, translated as MVSPEGIIFEKSLRLGFSTTNNEVKYETLLVGIIMVQKMEGKALEVFSDSRLVVGQVEGELEARDLRMKEYLSQVSHLQSGFKSFVLKQIPRSRNTQANSLATLATFSAQGLPRVILVEDLYKPAKVKKGIVQTHQIKRGPSWMNPIFMFLKYDVLPEEKGKANKVQRKAPHFWLFRDQKLYKRSFPRTYLLCIHFKAVEPLLEELHEGICGSHTGG; from the coding sequence ATGGTATCTCCCGAGGGGAtcatttttgagaaatccttgaggttAGGTTTCTCGACCACGAATAACGAAGTTAAGTATGAGACCCTATTAGTGGGAATAATTATGGTTCAGAAGATGGAAGGAAAGGCATTGGAAGTGTTTTCGGATTCTAGATTGGTTGTTGGACAAGTAGAGGGTGAATTAGAAGCCAGGGATTTGAGGATGAAAGAGTACTTAAGTCAAGTTAGTCATTTACAATCAGGGTTCAAGTCCTTTGTCTTAAAACAAATCCCTAGAAGCAGAAACACTCAGGCAAACTCTCTTGCCACGCTTGCAACCTTCTCAGCTCAAGGTTTACCTCGGGTCATCCTGGTTGAAGATTTGTACAAACCTGCCAAGGTAAAGAAGGGCATAGTtcagactcatcaaattaaGAGAGGACCTAGTTGGATGAATCCTATTTTTATGTTCCTCAAATATGACGTCTTGCCCgaggaaaaaggaaaagctaATAAGGTGCAAAGAAAAGCTCCTCATTTTTGGTTGTTCAGGGACCAGAAGTTGTATAAGCGTTCCTTTCCTAGAACGTACTTGCTATGTATACATTTCAAGGCAGTAGAACCCCTCCTGGAAGAATTGCACGAAGGGATCTGTGGGAGTCATACAGGTGGCTGA